A segment of the Chloroflexota bacterium genome:
GTGCCGTACCCGGCCCGCGTCATTGTTGTGGACCCGCACGACATCCCACGGGCAGGCATCCGGGGCGTCCTGGCCGGCGAGCCTGAGTTCGAAGTCGTCACCGAAGCCGGAGACGGCCACCAGGCGGTAGCGCTCTGCCGGCGGCTGCGGCCCGATCTCGTACTGATGGAGCTGCGGTTGCCGGGCCTCGACGGCATCATGGCCACACGGCAGATTCGGCAGGAGTGCCCGGATACCCGCATCGTGATCCTGACAGGCCAGGAGGAGCCGGGCGCGCTGCGCCGTGCCGTCGAGGCCGGCGCGGCGGCGTTCCTCGTCAAGACGGCGACGCGTGCCGAGGTGCTTGGCGCGCTGCGGCGCGTCCTGACCGGCGATCTGGTGCTGGATCAGGAACTGGCGGCCCAGGCACTCCATCAACTGGTCGAAGCACCATCCTGGGCCGGCGTGAGCCTCACGGCCCGCGAGCACGAGGTACTGCGGCTGGTGGCGCTCGGCAAGACCAACCAGCAGATCGGGCTGGCGCTGACGGTCAGCACGCGCACGGCGAAGGCGCACGTCGAGCGGATCATCGCGCGGCTCGGCGCGGCAAACCGCA
Coding sequences within it:
- a CDS encoding response regulator transcription factor: MASRAQPSERVLASLLLGDSRPVIGLAASRRAAGQTPATPAPSGSRAARPRASDGVRAVPYPARVIVVDPHDIPRAGIRGVLAGEPEFEVVTEAGDGHQAVALCRRLRPDLVLMELRLPGLDGIMATRQIRQECPDTRIVILTGQEEPGALRRAVEAGAAAFLVKTATRAEVLGALRRVLTGDLVLDQELAAQALHQLVEAPSWAGVSLTAREHEVLRLVALGKTNQQIGLALTVSTRTAKAHVERIIARLGAANRTEAVARAISLGMLAPPAVPTHTR